Below is a window of Flavobacterium sp. CFS9 DNA.
GTTTCATTGCCAATTGGAAACACTATCTTAATGGGAAGTGACAGCAGCGAGCAATCTGGAGACGTAACGTTTGGTGGAAATTTCTCTATCTCTATAAATGTGGACAGTGCAGCAGAAGGAGACCGTATTTTTAACGGACTTTCGGCAGGTGGGACTGTTTATATGCCGATGGCGAAAACCTTTTGGGGAGCTTATTTTGGAATGTTTAAAGATAAGTTTGATGTAAGCTGGATGGTAAACTTTGATGAAAACCAGGCAGGTTA
It encodes the following:
- a CDS encoding VOC family protein, whose protein sequence is MATAVNPYLIFNGNCEEAFLFYQSVFGGEFPYLGRFNEMPEGEEGCGAPVSEKDANRIMHVSLPIGNTILMGSDSSEQSGDVTFGGNFSISINVDSAAEGDRIFNGLSAGGTVYMPMAKTFWGAYFGMFKDKFDVSWMVNFDENQAG